The Micropterus dolomieu isolate WLL.071019.BEF.003 ecotype Adirondacks linkage group LG20, ASM2129224v1, whole genome shotgun sequence genome has a segment encoding these proteins:
- the vat1l gene encoding synaptic vesicle membrane protein VAT-1 homolog-like isoform X2 codes for MVRQGTIDNPPKPPVVPGFECCGIVESVSENTTGFEIGDRVMAFVNYNAWAEVVCTPVDFVYKMPDEMTYAEAAAFSLNFVAAYMMLFEVANLREGMSVLVHSAGGGVGQAVAQLCSTVPNVTVFGTASCFKHAAIRESVTHLFDRNTDYMQEVKKISPEGVDIVLDCLCGENTGKGLTLLKPLGTYILYGASNMVTGETKSFFSFAKSWWQVEKVNPIKLYEENKVIAGFSLLNLLFKHGKCSLVRSVMDKLLCLYDQKKIKPVVDSLWALEEVKEAMQRIHDRGNIGKLILDVEKTPTPLMASDSTETSEAGEEEEEAEEDNDSKERMPFIH; via the exons ATGGTACGTCAGGGGACAATTGATAATCCTCCCAAACCTCCTGTTGTCCCTGGGTTTGAATGCTGTGGAATAGTAGAGTCAGTGagtgaaaacacaacaggatTTGAG ATAGGCGACCGAGTTATGGCTTTTGTAAATTACAATGCCTGGGCAGAAGTTGTTTGCACACCAGTGGATTTTGTCTACAAGATGCCAGATGAAATGACTTATGCAGAGGCTGCTGCATTCTCCCTGAATTTCGTGGCCGCCTATATGATGCTCTTTGAGGTTGCCAATCTGCGAGAGGGGATGTCAGTGTTGGTTCACTCAGCAGGAGGTGGTGTA gGTCAAGCTGTGGCTCAGTTGTGTTCCACTGTACCTAATGTCACTGTGTTTGGGACCGCATCATGTTTCAAACACGCAGCCATCAGAGAGTCAGTGACTCACCTCTTCGACAGAAACACTGATTATATGCAAGAAGTCAAAAA GATTTCTCCAGAGGGAGTAGACATCGTGTTGGACTGCCTGTGTGGGGAAAACACAGGGAAAGGCCTGACTCTGCTGAAGCCTTTGGGAACTTACATCCTCTATG gcGCGTCAAACATGGTAACTGGGGAAACAAAGAGTTTCTTCAGCTTTGCAAAATCT TGGTGGCAGGTGGAGAAGGTGAACCCTATTAAACTCTACGAGGAGAACAAAGTTATAGCAGGATTTTCGCTGCTCAACCTCCTCTTCAAGCATGGGAAATGTAGTCTTGTGAGATCAGTGATGGACAAACTCTTGTGTCTCTATGACCAAAAGAAGATCAAGCCGGTAGTGGATTCTCTATGGGCGCTGGAGGAG GTGAAAGAGGCCATGCAAAGAATTCATGACAGAGGCAACATAGGAAAACTCATTCTGGATGTTGAGAAGACACCCACCCCTCTG ATGGCCAGTGACAGCACAGAGACCAGTGaagcaggagaggaggaagaggaggccgaAGAAGACAACGACAGCAAGGAAAGAATGCCTTTCATCCATTAA
- the vat1l gene encoding synaptic vesicle membrane protein VAT-1 homolog-like isoform X1 yields MATEGADMTEETEYMIDKNVGKEAEKVESSGDAKEMRAVILAGFGGLNKLRVTKKTMPELQDGEVKIRVKACGLNFLDLMVRQGTIDNPPKPPVVPGFECCGIVESVSENTTGFEIGDRVMAFVNYNAWAEVVCTPVDFVYKMPDEMTYAEAAAFSLNFVAAYMMLFEVANLREGMSVLVHSAGGGVGQAVAQLCSTVPNVTVFGTASCFKHAAIRESVTHLFDRNTDYMQEVKKISPEGVDIVLDCLCGENTGKGLTLLKPLGTYILYGASNMVTGETKSFFSFAKSWWQVEKVNPIKLYEENKVIAGFSLLNLLFKHGKCSLVRSVMDKLLCLYDQKKIKPVVDSLWALEEVKEAMQRIHDRGNIGKLILDVEKTPTPLMASDSTETSEAGEEEEEAEEDNDSKERMPFIH; encoded by the exons ATGGCTACAGAAGGAGCAGATATGACAGAGGAAACCGAGTACATGATAGACAAAAATGTGGGGAAAGAAGCAGAAAAGGTGGAATCGTCCGGCGACGCCAAAGAAATGCGTGCGGTGATCCTGGCAGGTTTTGGAGGTCTCAACAAACTCAGGGTAACCAAGAAGACAATGCCCGAGCTTCAGGATGGTGAAGTGAAGATCCGTGTGAAAGCTTG TGGCTTGAATTTCCTGGATCTGATGGTACGTCAGGGGACAATTGATAATCCTCCCAAACCTCCTGTTGTCCCTGGGTTTGAATGCTGTGGAATAGTAGAGTCAGTGagtgaaaacacaacaggatTTGAG ATAGGCGACCGAGTTATGGCTTTTGTAAATTACAATGCCTGGGCAGAAGTTGTTTGCACACCAGTGGATTTTGTCTACAAGATGCCAGATGAAATGACTTATGCAGAGGCTGCTGCATTCTCCCTGAATTTCGTGGCCGCCTATATGATGCTCTTTGAGGTTGCCAATCTGCGAGAGGGGATGTCAGTGTTGGTTCACTCAGCAGGAGGTGGTGTA gGTCAAGCTGTGGCTCAGTTGTGTTCCACTGTACCTAATGTCACTGTGTTTGGGACCGCATCATGTTTCAAACACGCAGCCATCAGAGAGTCAGTGACTCACCTCTTCGACAGAAACACTGATTATATGCAAGAAGTCAAAAA GATTTCTCCAGAGGGAGTAGACATCGTGTTGGACTGCCTGTGTGGGGAAAACACAGGGAAAGGCCTGACTCTGCTGAAGCCTTTGGGAACTTACATCCTCTATG gcGCGTCAAACATGGTAACTGGGGAAACAAAGAGTTTCTTCAGCTTTGCAAAATCT TGGTGGCAGGTGGAGAAGGTGAACCCTATTAAACTCTACGAGGAGAACAAAGTTATAGCAGGATTTTCGCTGCTCAACCTCCTCTTCAAGCATGGGAAATGTAGTCTTGTGAGATCAGTGATGGACAAACTCTTGTGTCTCTATGACCAAAAGAAGATCAAGCCGGTAGTGGATTCTCTATGGGCGCTGGAGGAG GTGAAAGAGGCCATGCAAAGAATTCATGACAGAGGCAACATAGGAAAACTCATTCTGGATGTTGAGAAGACACCCACCCCTCTG ATGGCCAGTGACAGCACAGAGACCAGTGaagcaggagaggaggaagaggaggccgaAGAAGACAACGACAGCAAGGAAAGAATGCCTTTCATCCATTAA